A window of Triticum dicoccoides isolate Atlit2015 ecotype Zavitan unplaced genomic scaffold, WEW_v2.0 scaffold169957, whole genome shotgun sequence genomic DNA:
TGTTGTAGAATAGCAGGGTAGTATACAATCACATTATATATCTTGTGCTATGCCCTATTGCTACTTGTGCAATGTACTACAAGTAGCTAATTGCTGCTTGTGCTTGCATTCAGAAATTGATTTCTCTACTGCAAAAGACTTGTTTTTGCTTGCATTCACAAATGGTTCAATGGTCTCCTAACTGTACTGGATGGTCAAATATTGCCAATATATGCCTGCAAGTCTTGTATTTGTTTTACCCAAGAAACTTGCCGATGTTCTGCTCTAGCCTGCCACCTAGTTtccatctatctatctatgcttgtTGGTTGTGAAACCAAACCAGCGTCAACCTGGGTTTGGTTTACTGTTTTATTGATTGGTCGATTGATGCCATTGACGTAATTTTCTAGTTCACGTACCTACCATGGCCTGCCTGTGAAACTCTCTCTTGTATATGATGCTAGTTGAACCTGAATGTTGACATATTTCTCTAGTTCATGTCGTATTACTGATTTTGTTCAGACTCCAGATTGATGTTCTTAACATTTGATATAAGTGTATATTTTTTGTTCAACCTAGTTGTTCCTGAGAGCCGTCACCGTCTGGCTGATCGGCATCGCCACAGAGGGCGGTCTGTTCCGTGGCACCGGCATCACCTGCGTGCTTGTGTCCATCGAGGTCATCGACTCCTCCATCCGCCTCCGGCACTCCCAGCGGTCTAGGATCTGGAGCATCTTGTACGTGGTAAGCAAGAACATCAATGA
This region includes:
- the LOC119344477 gene encoding uncharacterized protein LOC119344477, which encodes MAEPCPKEHCRERVPHLATSKLFLRAVTVWLIGIATEGGLFRGTGITCVLVSIEVIDSSIRLRHSQRSRIWSILYVAMQLNVIYSILMSRLVHEKVDVAA